In a genomic window of Candidatus Krumholzibacteriia bacterium:
- a CDS encoding lysophospholipid acyltransferase family protein: protein MSVRMTLMPVLGAGVIRALGASWRIRTGGEEHLAAARRHSPFLIFAFWHDRLLPLVHAYRGRRAAILASQHADGELLGRTLQRLGYGHVRGSSTRGGARAVMELVNVIRGGQDIGITVDGPRGPRHVVKPGAVQIARITGSAIIPFTSASRHHKTFASWDRFQLPYPGTRVMLRYGTPVVVPADAGDAMLEAKCLEVGSILDRITQEADRDVGA from the coding sequence ATGAGTGTGCGCATGACGCTGATGCCGGTGCTGGGTGCGGGGGTGATTCGCGCGCTGGGCGCGAGCTGGAGAATCCGGACCGGCGGCGAGGAGCATCTGGCGGCGGCGCGCCGGCATTCGCCCTTCCTCATTTTCGCCTTCTGGCACGACCGTCTGCTCCCGCTGGTTCACGCCTATCGCGGACGCCGCGCAGCCATCCTGGCCAGCCAGCACGCCGACGGCGAACTGCTGGGGCGAACCCTGCAGCGCCTCGGCTATGGTCACGTGCGCGGTTCCAGCACGCGCGGGGGGGCGCGCGCGGTCATGGAACTGGTGAATGTGATCCGCGGCGGGCAGGACATCGGCATCACCGTGGACGGTCCGCGTGGCCCGCGCCACGTCGTCAAGCCGGGGGCGGTGCAGATTGCCAGGATCACCGGCAGCGCCATCATCCCCTTTACCTCGGCGTCACGACACCACAAGACGTTCGCCTCGTGGGACCGGTTTCAGCTGCCCTACCCGGGGACGCGGGTAATGCTCCGCTACGGGACCCCGGTGGTGGTGCCGGCGGACGCCGGCGATGCGATGCTGGAAGCGAAGTGCCTCGAGGTGGGGAGCATTCTCGACCGCATCACCCAGGAGGCCGACCGCGATGTTGGCGCGTGA